In a single window of the Sylvia atricapilla isolate bSylAtr1 chromosome 20, bSylAtr1.pri, whole genome shotgun sequence genome:
- the ASPA gene encoding aspartoacylase, which translates to MNSPCARVRRVGLFGGTHGNELSGVLLVRHWQQDGAEIQRPGVEVKPFLTNPRAVERCTRYIDCDLNRVFDPESLGRPVVEDIPYEVRRAQEINHIFGPKGSDDAYDLIFDLHNTTSNMGGTIILENSRDDFTIQMVHYIKNALAPEPCPVLLIEHPSLKYATTRSVAKHPVGVEVGPQPQGVARADVLDKMRKIVKHGLDFVQLFNEGKEFPPCTIEVFKIMEKVDYPRNKNGEIIAIIHPKLQDQDWQPLKNGDPLFLTFDGEVIPYQGNCTVYPTFINEAAYYEKKQAFVKTEKIKLTAKHLRLSVSEQSTS; encoded by the exons ATGAATTCCCCGTGTGCTCGGGTGAGACGGGTGGGGCTCTTCGGGGGCACTCACGGCAATGAATTATCGGGGGTGCTCCTGGTCAGGCActggcagcaggatggagctgagaTCCAGAGACCAGGAGTGGAGGTGAAACCATTCCTCACCAACCCCAGAGCTGTGGAGAGGTGCACCAGGTACATTGACTGTGATCTCAACCGGGTTTTTGACCCCGAGAGTCTTGG CAGGCCAGTGGTGGAAGATATTCCATATGAAGTGAGGAGGGCTCAGGAAATCAATCATATATTTGGTCCCAAAGGTAGTGATGATGCCTATGACCTTATTTTTGACCTCCACAACACCACTTCTAACATGGGTGGTACCATTATTCTTGAAAACTCCAGGGATGACTTTACAATTCAAATGGTTCATTATATCAAG AACGCTTTGGCTCCAGAACCTTGTCCTGTTCTGCTGATTGAACATCCCAGCCTGAAATATGCAACAACTCGGTCTGTGGCAAAACATCCTGTAG GTGTCGAGGTGGGGCCCCAGCCACAAGGTGTTGCTAGAGCTGATGTTTTGGACAAAATGAGGAAGATTGTCAAACATGGCCTTGATTTTGTGCAGCTTTTTAATGAAG GCAAGGAATTTCCACCATGCACAATcgaggtttttaaaataatggagAAAGTAGATTATCCTAGGAATAAGAATGGTGAAATTATTGCAATAATTCATCCTAAACTACAG GATCAAGACTGGCAGCCTCTGAAGAATGGTGATCCTCTATTTTTGACTTTTGATGGAGAAGTAATTCCATATCAGGGGAACTGTACAGTCTATCCAACATTTATTAATGAAGCTGCAtattatgaaaagaaacaagcttttgtaaaaacagagaaaatcaaACTCACTGCAAAACACCTCAGGTTGTCAgtctcagagcagagcactTCCTAG
- the TRPV3 gene encoding transient receptor potential cation channel subfamily V member 3: MIKDNNEIVPLMGKKTNPPGIPPANQQEKKVTEGTPTKKSSHFFLEIDGFESNATPNNTSPPVFSKPMDSNIRPCASGNGEDMDSPQSLQDDATEYSPNVESCGANTCQGPELTSARKKLKRNLFRAVSEGNVEELQRLLAELKERSSACTNLPVPDYLMKKFTASDTGKTCLMKALLNINQNTNEIVNMLLSFAEENGILERFINAAYTEEAYKGQTALNIAIERRQYEITQSLIEKGADVNAHAQGIFFNPKHKHEGFYFGETALALAACTNQPDIIELLMDNARTNISSQDSRGNNILHALVTVAEDSRTQNDFVIRMYDMILLKSKDRNLETTKNKEGLTPLQLAAKTGKLEILKYILSREIREKPNRSLSRKFTDWAYGPVQSSLYDLTELDTTADNSVLEIIVYNTNIGNRHEMLTLEPLNSLLRMKWKKFARHMFFMSCCFYFLYNVTLTLVSYHRPNENEAPPYPLALTRGVGWLQLSGQVMVMLGAIFIGIKESVAIFLLRPSDLQSILSDAWFHFAFFIQALLVIFSVFLYLFSYKEHLVCLVLAMALGWANMLYFTRGFQSMGIYSVMIQKVILQDVIKFLVVYIVFLLGFGVALAALIETCQEGGECHSNSSLGPVLMDLFKLTLGLGDLEIQQNSKYPVLFLLLLITFVVLTFVLLLNMLIALMGETVEDISKESEHIWKLQRARTILEFEKFLPKCLRKKFQLGERCKVAENDTRVCLRINEVKWTEWKTHVSFINEDPGPTDPSKIQDNSRTNSKNTLNTFEEMDDLPETSV; the protein is encoded by the exons TTCCCACTTTTTCCTGGAGATTGATGGTTTTGAAAGCAATGCCACTCCCAATAACACCTCTCCCCCCGTGTTTTCCAAACCCATGGATTCAAATATTCGCCCCTG TGCATCTGGAAATGGAGAAGACATGGATTCCCCACAGTCTCTTCAGGATGATGCCACTGAATACAGCCCTAATGTCGAGAGCTGTGG TGCTAACACATGCCAAGGCCCTGAGCTGACGAGTGCCAGGAAGAAGCTGAAGAGGAACCTGTTCCGGGCAGTGTCCGAGGGGAACGTGGAGGAGCTGCAGcggctgctggctgagctgaaGGAGAGATCCAGTGCCTGCACCAAcctgcctgtgccag ATTACCTGATGAAGAAGTTCACGGCTTCAGACACTGGCAAAACTTGTCTGATGAAAGCTCTGCTGAACATCAACCAGAACACAAATGAGATAGTGAACATGCTCTTGTcctttgcagaggaaaatggcattttggAGAGATTTATCAATGCAGCATACACAGAAGAGGCATATAAAG GCCAGACAGCTCTAAATATTGCCATTGAGAGGAGACAGTATGAAATCACCCAGAGCCTCATAGAAAAAGGAGCTGATGTCAATGCTCATGCCCAGGGTATTTTCTTTAATCCCAAACACAAGCATGAAGGCTTTTATTTTG gTGAGACTGCACTGGCTTTAGCAGCATGTACCAACCAGCCAGACATAATTGAGCTGTTAATGGACAATGCCAGGACCAATATTTCCTCTCAGGATTCCAGAGGAAACAATATCCTCCATGCATTAGTTACTGTGGCAGAGGACTCCAGAACACAGAATGATTTTGTGATCAGAATGTACGACATGATTCTGCTGAAAAGTAAAGACAGAAATCTGGAAACAACCAAGAATAAGGAGGGTTTGACACCACTGCAATTAGCTGCAAAAACTGGGAAATTAGAG ATCCTGAAGTACATCCTGAGCAGAGAGATCAGAGAGAAGCCAAACAGGAGCCTGTCAAGAAAATTCACAGACTGGGCTTATGGTCCTGTTCAGTCTTCTCTGTATGATCTGACAGAGCTGGATACCACTGCTGACAACTCAGTGCTGGAAATCATTGTTTATAATACAAATATTGGT aatcGTCACGAAATGCTGACTTTGGAGCCTCTGAACTCACTCCTGAGGATGAAATGGAAGAAGTTTGCCCGGCACATGTTTTTCATGTCctgctgtttttatttcctgtacAATGTAACATTAACATTGGTTTCCTACCACAGGCCTAATGAAAATGAA GCTCCTCCTTATCCACTGGCTCTGACCCGAGGAGTGGGGTGGCTGCAGTTGTCAGGACAGGTGATGGTTATGTTAGGAGCAATATTTATAGGCATAAAAGAG AGTGTGGCCATCTTCCTGCTCAGGCCCTCAGACCTGCAGTCAATTCTCTCTGATGCCTGGTTCCACTTTGCATT ttttataCAAGCTTTGCTTGTGatcttctctgtctttttgtACTTGTTTTCCTACAAAGAACACCTGGTGTGTCTTGTTTTGGCAATGGCCCTTGGCTGGGCCAATATGCTCTATTTCACCAGAGGTTTCCAGTCCATGGGCATCTACAGTGTGATGATTCAAAAG GTCATCCTGCAAGATGTGATCAAATTTTTAGTTGTCTATATCGTGTTTTTGCTGGGATTTGGCGTAG CTCTCGCTGCTCTGATTGAGACATGCCAGGAGGGTGGGGAATGCCACTCCAACAGCAGCCTGGGACCTGTCCTGATGGATCTTTTCAAGCTCACCCTAGGACTTGGTGACCTGGAGATCCAGCAGAACTCCAAGTACCCTGTCctgtttctcctgctcctcatAACTTTCGTTGTGCTGACTTTTGTTCTTCTCTTGAACATGCTCATTGCGTTAATGGGAGAAACAGTGGAGGATATTTCTAAGGAGAGTGAACACATCTGGAAACTCCAG AGAGCCAGGACTATTTTGGAATTTGAAAAATTCTTACCAAAGTGCCTGAGGaaaaaattccagctgggaGAACGGTGTAAAGTGGCTGAAAATGACACCAGGGTGTGTTTAAG GATTAATGAAGTGAAATGGACAGAGTGGAAAACCCATGTTTCATTTATTAATGAAGATCCAGGGCCAACAG ATCCAAGCAAAATTCAAGATAATTCAAGAACTAATAGCAAAAACACCCTGAATACATTTGAAGAAATGGATGATTTGCCTGAAACTTCTGTTTAG
- the SPATA22 gene encoding spermatogenesis-associated protein 22, whose product MRRSLADTPARSTAGCLPVPLFNQKKRTRQPLTSNPLKSEPDTGSGTRSYDFSPSSFGWGTANPEVDELQKAANSGQAEHPMAPSLMKPPNASKFNLANAGKNLSACRNRNEYTPLGNTANSRPDNGTSRKFENFSSSLKTVQQQKHPDSGNPSQLIKTDTAKGQWPLKPNAVARNLQDHSPAYKFNYNTQQNKRNENRIGCVSEEKSEEISSSQVKTKIKKNSLRILSAVIQSVRHWSQYAYKTPLLFEVLGTLDSAVTPGAYGAKNFLLRDGKETLPCVFYEIDRELPRLIRGRVHRCMGTYDAKRNIFKSVSVRPATAQEQNTFQDFVKVADVEMTAYVKTMNEM is encoded by the exons ATGAGAAGGAGTTTAGCTGACACCCCCGCTCGCAGCACAGCAG gttGTCTTCCTGTACCGCTGTTCAATCAGAAGAAAAGAACTAGACAGCCCCTCACTTCAAATCCACTTAAAAGTGAACCAGATACTGGTTCTGGGACTCGTAGTTATGACTTCTCTCCCTCATCATTTG GCTGGGGAACTGCAAACCCAGAAGTGGAtgagctgcagaaagcagcaaacaGTGG CCAAGCAGAACATCCGATGGCTCCTTCCCTTATGAAACCGCCAAATGCATCAAAGTTTAATTTAGCAAATGCTGGAAAAAACTTGTCTGCCTGCAG GAACAGAAATGAATATACTCCTTTAGGTAACACAGCCAATTCAAGACCTGATAATGGAACTTCTCGAAAGTTTGAGAACTTTTCAAGCAGTTTGAAAACTGTCCAGCAGCAAAAACATCCTGACAGTGGTAACCCATCCCAGCTCATCAAAACTGACACAGCCAAGGGACAGTGGCCACTGAAACCCAACGCTGTGGCAAGAAATCTGCAGGATCATAGTCCAGCATATAAATTTAACTACAATactcagcaaaataaaaggaatgaaaaccGAATTGGTTGTGTCTCAGAAGAGAAAAGTGAG GAAATTTCATCATCTCAagtaaaaactaaaataaaaaagaattctttgCGAATCCTGTCTGCAGTCATTCAAAGTGTCAGGCACTGGAGCCAATATGCCTATAAAACTCCACTGTTATTTGAAGTTTTAG GCACACTGGATTCTGCAGTCACACCTGGAGCATATGGGgcaaagaattttcttctgagagATGGAAAGGAGACCCTGCCTTGCGTGTTTTATGAAATT GACCGTGAGCTTCCACGACTCATTAGAGGTCGGGTGCACAGGTGCATGGGGACCTATGATgcaaaaaggaacattttcaaGAGCGTCTCTGTAAGACCAGCAACTGCTCAAGAACAGAACACTTTCCAAGACTTTGTTAAAGTTGCAGATGTTGAGATGACAGCATATGTAAAAACtatgaatgaaatgtaa